The DNA region GGCATCGCCGCGCCGGCGCAACCAAGCCGAGCCGCGTAATTATCCAGGCAGCAGGATCGCAAATGGCTCGTCGACCGTGCGGCGCAGATGCTCGCGGTAGAGCTTGTGGTTCGCATCGTCGGGCGAGACCCGTCCGAGGCTCGGATTGGGCACGTTCTTCTCCGGCAGGAACGCGATCGGCGCCGCGATCGGCGTCAGCACCGCGCCCCGCCCGGCGAGCAGCGTCGTGATGATGCCGTACATCTCGCCGGAATTGCGCGGGCGCGACACCGTGATCACGCGGTGCTGGCCATGCCTGTTGGTCACGAGATAGACGAAGCCGGATTCGTTCGGCACCGCGACCTCGCCGAACTGCGTGTAGTCGGCATCCTGCCGCTCGCCCTCGCGGAATCCGAGCGCTGACGTTGCGTCATCCCATGCGATCACGGTGCGATAGGCATAGATCGAATCCTTGTCGCCGAATGACGGCCGCACCGTGATGTAGGTGCCTTCGATCCGCGCCACCGCGCGGCGGGAATAGGAGCCGAGACTGTCGGGCGCGATCTCGCCATTGGCGGGCGTGGCGATCGGGATCGCCTCCGGCAGCTTGCGCAGGGGAACGCCGAGCGCCTGCTCCAGCCGTACCGTGGTCGCCAAGGTGAACGGACGGCGGCCGCCAAGCACCTTTTCCAGTGTCGACAGGCTGAGCTTCGCCTGCTCGGCCAGCGCCTGCCGCGAGATCCGGCGGCGCGCGATCTCCTCGCGGATGGTCTCCGCCACCTGCCGGCTCTGCTCGGCGGAAAGCTGCGTGTCCGGCGTCGGCATCGTCATTCCTTGCGCGATTCCCCTGCAATTTGGCCAGTCTAGCAGACCGCACAATCCAGCACAAAACCGCACAAACCCGCCTTCCGCGCGGGCGGACCGCGCCGGGCGGCGGCCGATCATTGCCGATCAATCCGCTCGCGCCAAAGCGGTCGTTCTCCATGATTGCAAGGCAGCGAAAACCTCGCTTCGGGAGTGAAGAAATGACGATTTACGATGCATGTGAGAGCAGCCCGCAGATCCGCCTGTCGCGTCGGATGCGTATCCTGCTGTTCTTCCTGGTGGAAGGCGTGGCCGCGCTGGTGATCGGCTTTGCGGCGCTGTTTGTGAGTTTCGATTCCGCGTGGTCGGCCGAGCAGCCGCAGCATGCGGTGACGCGGCCGAGCGAGGCACGCTCCGGCTCGCTGCTGGTCAAGACCGATGACGGCTATGCCGACGCGCTCAGGCTCGGCATCGATGTCGACCTCACGGTGTCGGGGCCGACCGTCCGCGCCCGCGTCACCCAGATCTTCCGCAACCCGACCAACGACTGGGTCGAAGCGACCTATGTCTACCCGCTGCCGGCGGGCGGCGCGGTCGACACGCTGAAGATGGTGGTCGGCGACCGCATCGTGGTCGGCGACATCAAGGAGCGGCAGCAGGCCCGCGCGATCTACGAGCAGGCCAAACAGAACGGTCAGAAGGCTGCACTCACCGAGCAGGAGCGGCCGAACATTTTCACCAACTCGGTCGCCAATATCGGCCCCGGCGAGACCGTGCTGGTGCAGATCGAATACCAGGAGCCGGTGCAGCAGAACGGCAACGAGTTCTCGCTGCGCCTGCCGATGGTGGTCGCCCCGCGCTACAATCCGAAGCCCCTGGTGCAGAGCGTCGACCTCCGCGCCGACGGCAGCGGCTGGGGCGCAACCTCGACCGATCCGGTGCCGGATCGCGATCGCATCACGCCGCCGGTGCTCAACCCGGCAGGGAATGCGCCGATCAATCCGACTGACATCACCGTGCACCTGAACGCCGGCTTCCCGCTCGGCGAGGTGAAGAGCCATTTCCATCAGGTCAAGATCGAGAGCCCCGACAGCACGACGCGCGTGATCAAGCTCGCAGAAGGGCCGGTGCCGGCCGACCGCGACTTCGAGCTGACCTGGAAGCCGGCCGCCGAGAAGGCGCCGTCGGTCGGGCTGTTCCGCGAGCATGTCGGCAATTCCGACTATCTGCTCGCCTTCGTCACCCCGCCCGCCGTCGAGCAGGCGCGCGAGAAGCCGCTGCCGCGCGAGGTGATCTTCGTGATCGACAATTCCGGTTCGATGGGCGGCACCTCGATCATCCAGGCCAAGGCCAGCCTGTTGTACGCGCTCGGCCGGTTGCAGCCGACCGACCGCTTCAACGTGATCCGCTTCGACGACACCATGGACGTGCTGTTCCCGACGCCCGTGGCCGCCAACAGCGGCAATATCGGCACCGCGACGTCGTTCGTCAGCGCGCTGCAGGCACGCGGCGGCACCGAGATGATCCCGGCGATGCGCGCCGCACTGTCCGACACCAACCGCGACGATGCCGATCGCGTTCGCCAGGTCGTGTTCCTGACCGACGGTGCGATCGGTAACGAACAGCAATTGTTCGAGACCATCAATGCGCTGCGCGGCCGCTCCCGCATCTTCATGGTCGGCATCGGCTCGGCGCCGAACACCTATCTGATGACGCGCGCTGCCGAGCTCGGCCGCGGCACCTTCACCCATATCGGTTCGGTCGAAGAGGTCGACGAGCGGATGCGTGGCCTGTTCGCCAGGCTGGAGAATCCCGCGGTGACGAACCTCTCGGCAAAATTCTCCGAGGCCAACGCCGATCTGACGCCGGCGGCGCTGCCCGATGTCTATCGTGACGAGCCGCTGGTGCTCGCGGCCAAGCTCGACAAGCTTGCCGGCTCGGTCGAGATCAAGGGCCGCATCGGCGACCGGCCGTGGAGCGTGACCTTGCCGCTGGCGAATGCCGCCGAAGGCAAGGGCCTGTCGAAGCTGTGGGCACGCCGCAAGATCGCAGATGCCGAGGTCGCGCGGACCACACGCCAGGAGAGTCCGGAGGACGCCGACAAGACGATCCTCGCACTGGCGCTGGAGCATCAGCTCGTGACGCGGCTGACCAGCTTGGTTGCGGTCGACAAGACGCCGAGCCGTCCCGATGGCGAACCGCTGACGCTCGCCGAGCTGCCGCTCAACCTGCCCGCCGGCTGGGACTTTGCAAAGGTGTTCGGCGAGCATCCGCGCCAGCCGGTCACACCGACCGAGCGCCGCGCTGAGGCCGGCGACGGCAAGGTGCAGGTCGCCGCGCTGAAGCGCGCAGTGCCGGTCGTCACGCCTGGCACGGTGCAGCTGCCGAAGACCGCGACCGATGCCGAACTGAAGATGATCGCGGGTGTGATCCTGCTCACGGTCAGCCTTCTCCTGATGGTGTTCAACCGACGTCAGACGTCGTCCCCCCGTTGACGTCGGATGAAAGGAGGAGGCGCCCCCCAACCTCCTCTTTCAAGAGCGCGCGCGGCCTTCCACCCGTCCCCCAAGGGTCGCGCGCGCCGCTCTTCCCCTACCGTCATTGCGAGCGAAGCGACGACGAAGGAAAGACGATGCCCCGGTTCATCCCACCCCTCGCCTTCGCCTTCATCGGCATGGTCCTGTTCGGCCAGGGCGCCTACATCCACGCGAAGGCGCTGCTCGCACAGGTGCTGCTGGAACGCGCCTTCACCGAGACCATCGCCGCCGGCCATCCGGTGAAGCCGTGGAGCTGGGCCGATACCTGGCCGGTGGCGAAAATCGAGGTGAAACGCATTCAGGCCTCGGCCATCGCGCTCGCCGGCAGCAGCGGCCAGGCGCTGGCCTTCGGCCCCGGCCATGTCGAGAACACGGCCGATGCCGGCGAGCGCGGCGTCGCGGTCTATTCCGCGCATCGCGACACCCATTTTCGCTTTCTCAAGGACGTCAGGATCGGCGACGAGATCGACGTCACCAGAAGCGACGGCAGGACATTTCGCTATCGCGCCGATCGCAGTGCGGTCGTTCGTTTCGATCAGTCCGGCATCGATCCTCTCACGGACGGGTATGAGCTGGTGCTGTCGACCTGCTGGCCATTCGACGCGCTGACGTCGGGTCCGGAGCGCTATCTGTTGCACGCGACCCTGATCGACCCGGAATCGCGCTTGCGCGAATCAGGTTCCTGATGCGCATGAATTTTGCGTATGCCGGGATATTGGGCCTGATGCCCTGATTTGCGCGCGCGTGAGTTGCCACCCGCTTTCATCGGCCATAAAAGGAGAGGAAATAAAGAAGGACAAGGGCAGGCTCCATGGAAGCTCTCGCAAGCACCGCGTCTCATGCGTCCCGCAAATGGACGCCGCCCGCTGACGCCAGCGACATCGTCAAGAGCATTCATGCGATGCTGCACCCGCGCAACATCGTGCTGGTCGGTGCCACCGACAAGCCCGGCAATTACGCCGAGCGAATCTGGAACAACCTGATCAAATACCAATATGCCGGCGGATTGTTTCCGATCAACGCCAAGCGCGAAACGATCTGGGGCGTCACCTGCTACAAGGATTTCACCAGCCTTCCCGAAAAGCCCGACCATGTGCTGGTGCTGGTGCCGGCGCGTTTCGCGGTGCAGGTGATCCGCGATGCGGCGGCGGCCGGCGCGCGCTCGGCGACCATCGTCACCTCGGGCTTCAGCGAATTGCAGGACGAGGAAAGCCAGCGGCTCGCGGTCGAACTGAAGCGGGCCATCAAGGAGACCGGGCTTGCCGTCACCGGCCCGAACTGCCTCGGCAACCTCAGCGCCGGTGAACACCTGTTCACCAATATCGACGACCGCATCGTCACCATGGAGCAGGGCGCGGTGGCGATCGCCGGCCAATCCGGCGCGATCGTGATGGCGATCCGCCAGGCGCTGGAAGATCGCGGCGTCGGCGTCGGCTACATGGTCACGACCGGCAACGAGTCCGGGCTCGAGACGCCGGACCTGATGAGCTATTTCGTCGCCGATCCGAGCATCCGCGTCATCGTGGTCTATCTCGAAGGCGTCAGGAACACAAAGGTGTTTCGCGATGCCTGCAAGGCCGCGCGCGCCGCCGGCAAGCCGGTGATCGCGTTGAAGCTCGGCGCCTCCGAAGGCGGCCGCGCGGCGGCGATGGCACATACCGGCGCACTCGCCGGATCGATCGAGACCTTTGACGCGATCTCGACCCGCGAGGGCGTGATCCGCGTGCGCGGGCTCGACGAGCTGATCGAGACCACGGAGTGCTTCGTCCATGCCGATCCGCCGAAGGGCAATCGCCTCGCCGCGGTGTCGCTGTCCGGCGGCAAGCGCGGCCTCCTGATCGACGCGTTCTATTCGGCGGGCTTGAACTTTGCGCCGCTGAGTCCTCATGCGACCGGGCAACTGGCGCAGATGCTCGGACCGGGCAGCATCGTCGGCAATCCGCTCGATGCCGGCTTCGCCGCGGTGGTCGATCCCTCCGTCTACATGAAATCGATCAAGATCATGATTGACGATCCCGACACCGATATCGTCATCATCGATGCCGAGCTGCCGAAGGCGCCGCATGAACTGCGCGAGCGCAATCTGCGCATCGTCGACGAGATGGCGGGCCAGGCCAACAAGCCGGTGATCTACATCAGCGCGATGTCGATCGGCTTCACCGAGTTCACCAAGGGATTGCGCAAGAGCTTGCCCAATATCGCGGTGATGCAGGGCCTCGACCGCGCCGTCGGCGCGATCAAGGCGCTGATCGAATATGCCGGCCTGCGCAAGGAAGTGCCCGACATCGCGTCGAGCTCGAAGGCCTCCGCCCGCGCCATGCTGGAGAAGACGCTGAAGGCCGCCAACGGCGCCGCCGCGCTCGACGAGGTCGCCTCCAAGCAGTTGCTGAAGGCCTATGGCATCCCGATCTCCAAGGAAGAGGTGGCGCAGACGGCTGCGGACGCTGTGAAGATTGCGAAGGCGATCGGTTTCCCCGTGGTCGCCAAGGTGGTCAGCCCCGACATCCTTCACAAGTCCGATATCGGCGGCGTCGTGCTGAACCTCAACAGCGCGGCCGAGGTGAAGCAGGCGTTCAACGACATCATCGTGCGGGTGAAGAAGCTGAAGGGCAAGCCGAAGCTCGAGGGCATTCTGATCGCGCAGCAGGTCAAGGCTGATCTCGAGCTCGTGGTCGGCGCCTCGCTCGATGCCGAGATGGGCCCCGTGGTGCTGTTCGGCACCGGCGGCGTCGACATCGAATTGCTGAAGGACGTCGCCCTCGCCGGCGCGCCGCTCGATGCCGCCGAGGCAAAGCAGCTGATCGCCAAGACCAAGGCCGGCGTCAAGATGAAGGGCTATCGCGGCAAGCCGGCGCTGCACGAGACGTCAGCGGTGAAGGCGCTGGTCGGCCTCGCCAATCTGATGGCGGACGCCAATGGCCGCATTGCCTCGATCGACGTCAATCCGTTCCTGATCAACAGCAAGCTCGGCGTCGCGGTAGATGGCCTGATCGTGCTGAACAACGCCGCGGCGAACAAGGCGGCGGGGCATTAGGTTCGACGCACACCGAATCCATCACCGTCATCCTGAGGTGCTCGCCTCTTCGGCGAGCCTCGAAGGATGAACGGCCACCGGCCGGGCCGTGCATCCTTCGAGGCTCGCTCCGCTCGCACCTCAGGATGACGGAACTTTGAGCGCACGATCCGCCCAGAGAGCATCCGATCTAAAACCCCGCGCCCCATTGCCGGGCGGTCTGCATCACCCAGTCGCGGTAGAGCGTCAGCGGCGTGACGCCGGTGATGCCGCCGCAGCCGGCGGTGCCGTTCGGCCCGGTCGACCAGCTCACCACACCGATGATCGCAGGCCCACTCTGCTTGTCCTCGAACACAGGCGCACCGGAATCGCCGGTGCAGGCCCCTAACCCGTCGCGCGCGCCCTGGCCAACCGGATCGACCAGGCGGATCTGCAAGGTGCCGGGCTTGCCGGTCGCAACGAGGCCCGCGACGCGGATGATGCCGCCGCTCTTGCCGTCGCCGCGGACGGTGACACCGACACCGGCGATGGTGAAGCGGCCGCCGAGCTGGATCGGGATGTCAGGCATCCCAAGCGCGGCCGGCATCTTGCCTGCGGCCGGCGCCGCGAGCTGCAACAGCGCGACGTCCGCGGTCGCGACATGGTTCATCATCGCCTGCATCCGAAAGCCCGGATGGATTGCCACCGTCCTGACGTCCTGCAGCTTCGGCTGCCGGTCCGCGCCGTAGTCGACGATCTTGTAGTCGGCGCCAGGCTGCACGCAATGCGCCGCGGTCAGCACGACCTTCGGCGCGATCAGCGCGCCGGTGCAGAAATTGCCGCGCGAGCCGACGATGGTGACGACGGCGCGCGCCACGCCGTCGGTCTGCGGCGCGCCGCCACCGACAATGGCGGAGGCAGGCGCTGATATCAGCGACATCGCGGCCGCGAGGATCAGGGCAGGTCTTTTCATCTGCGCAGCAATAGCCCGCGCCGCCGATGTCGCCAAGCGCGGATCGGGCTGGTTCTCCTGCCTGATCCGTGTTAGCCGCTGCCTGACAAGCACATCGGGCGGGAATCAATGATCGAAGCAGTGATCTGGGATTTCGGCGGCGTCCTGACCACCTCGCCGTTCGAGGCGTTCGCGCGCTACGAAGCCGAGCGCGGCATTCCCGCCGACATCATCCGCCGCACCAACGCCGCCAATCATCTCGAAAACGCCTGGGCCAGGTTCGAGCGCGCCGAGATCGACATCGACACATTCGACGAACTGTTCGCCGCGGAATCCAGGGCGCTCGGCGCCGAGGTGCGCGGCAAGGACGTGTTGCCGCTGCTGTCAGGCGATCTCCGTCCCGACATGGTCGAAGCGCTGAAGCGCATCAAGGCGACCTGCAAGACCGGCTGCATCACCAACAATCTGCCGGCGAATGCGATCGGCAGCCACAGCGGACGCACGCTCTACGTCGCCGAGGTGATGGCGCTGTTCGATCACGTCATCGAGTCGGCCAAGATCGGCTTGCGCAAGCCCGATCCGCGCATCTACCGGATGATGGTGGAGACGTTGCAGGTCAACCCGAGCAACTGCGTCTATCTCGACGATCTCGGCGTCAACCTGAAGCCGGCGCGCGAGATGGGCATGACCACGATCAAGGTGCTCAATGCCGCGCAGGCGATCGGCGAGCTCGAAGCCGCGACCGGGCTCACGCTTCGGTGAAGCGGGTTCCGCCGGCATTCAGCCGACATTCAGGCGATCGCATCTAATCGTGCGTCTCCTTCCCGGAGACACCGCCATGAAAATTCCCGCCGTCGCCTTCGTCGCAGCCGGCTCGCTGCTGGCCTCGGTCGCAGCCTTTGCGCAATCCACGTCAACTCCGCCCGCAGCTCCGACGCAGGACAGCACCGCCGCGGCCGCGCCGGTGCCCGGTGCGAAGAAGGCAGCCTGCCAAAGCTCGGCCCAGGCCTTGAAGGGCCAGGACGAGCGCGACCAGATGCAGCTCTGCATGGCCCAGGCGCGGCTCGATTGCCTGAAGCAGGCGATCGACCAGAAGGTCACCGGCCCGCGGCGCAAGGATTTCGTGAAGAGCTGCGCGGGCTGAGGGTGTCCCGTTCACGAGGTATTTGCGCTCGGCGGAAATACCCCCGCAGCATGTGCTAACCCCATGCTGTTGCGGGCCAAACGAGCCTTGTGCTTTGCCCGCAACGGGCGCAGAACAGGTCCGAGTTTGTTACAAATTCGGAGCTGATCTCGTGGCTGACACCAGGCCCACCGCCTCGATCGAGGCTGTGGAAAGCGGCCTCGCCGCGCAAGGCTATATCGCGAGCCGGCAGATCGCGACCGCGGTCTATCTGTCGCAGCAGATCGAGAAGCCGATCCTGGTCGAAGGTCCCGCCGGCGTCGGCAAGACCGAGCTGGCGAAAGCGATCGCCGCCTGGCGCGGTCTGAAGATGATCCGCCTGCAATGCTACGAAGGCCTCGACGAGGCCAAGGCGTTGTATGAATGGAAGTACGCCAAGCAGCTGCTCTACACCCAGATCCTGAAGGACAAGCTCGGCGAAGTGCTCGGCGGCGCGAAGACGCTGGCTGCCGCGCTCGACCAGCTCCATACGTTCGGCGACGTGTTCTTCTCCAAGGAATTCGTCGAGCCTCGCCCGCTGCTGCAGGCGCTGGAGCAGCCCGCGGGCTGCGTGCTGCTGATCGACGAGATCGACAAGTCGGACGCCGAGTTCGAATCGCTGCTGCTGGAAATCCTCTCCGACTTCCAGGTCACGATCCCGGAGCTCGGCACGGTATCCGCGGTGGCGGCGCCGACCGTGATCCTGACCTCGAACAGCGAGCGCGATCTCGGCGACGCCTTGAAGCGGCGCTGCCTGCATCTGCATATCGGCTTCCCCGAACAGCGGCTGGAAGAGCGTATCGTCGAGAGCCGGGTGCCCGGCATCTCGCAGACCTTGCGCAAGCAGATGGTCGGCTTCATCCATGAAATCCGCACGCTGGATTTGAAGAAGCTGCCGTCGGTGAGCGAGGCGATCGACTGGGCGCGCGTGCTGGTGCTGCTGCAAGCGAACGAGCTCGACCATGAGATCGTCAAGGACACCCTCAACGTGCTGCTGAAATACGAAGCCGACATCGAAGCCGCGACGCCGCAGATCTCCGCCTTCATCGCCAAGGCCTCGCGGCAAGGCGTGTTCAGCTAGGGCACAATGCGCGAGAACCTGCATCGCTTCTTTCGTGCGGCGCGGGGAGCCGGGGTTCGGGTCTCGCCGGCCGAAAGCATCGATGCGATGCGCGCGGTCTCGGCGGTCGGCTTCTCCGATCGCGCCGTCCTGCGCGACACGTTCCTGCTGACGCTCGCCAAGACGCAGGACGAGAAGCGCGCGCTCGGCGATTGCTTCGACCTGTTCTTCAGCCAGCCCGAGCCGCAGCAAGAGAACGCTGAGCAGAACAAGACAGACGACAAGAGTGATTCCGGCGCCAATCCGGATGCCGGCGAGCATGGCGACGCAACCGGCGACGCGGAGAGCGAGACTCTCGGCCCGCTGGCGCAGATGCTGCTGGCGCAGGACCGCACGTCGATTGCGACCGCGATCGCCAATGCCTCCGG from Bradyrhizobium genosp. L includes:
- a CDS encoding helix-turn-helix domain-containing protein yields the protein MPTPDTQLSAEQSRQVAETIREEIARRRISRQALAEQAKLSLSTLEKVLGGRRPFTLATTVRLEQALGVPLRKLPEAIPIATPANGEIAPDSLGSYSRRAVARIEGTYITVRPSFGDKDSIYAYRTVIAWDDATSALGFREGERQDADYTQFGEVAVPNESGFVYLVTNRHGQHRVITVSRPRNSGEMYGIITTLLAGRGAVLTPIAAPIAFLPEKNVPNPSLGRVSPDDANHKLYREHLRRTVDEPFAILLPG
- a CDS encoding marine proteobacterial sortase target protein; this encodes MTIYDACESSPQIRLSRRMRILLFFLVEGVAALVIGFAALFVSFDSAWSAEQPQHAVTRPSEARSGSLLVKTDDGYADALRLGIDVDLTVSGPTVRARVTQIFRNPTNDWVEATYVYPLPAGGAVDTLKMVVGDRIVVGDIKERQQARAIYEQAKQNGQKAALTEQERPNIFTNSVANIGPGETVLVQIEYQEPVQQNGNEFSLRLPMVVAPRYNPKPLVQSVDLRADGSGWGATSTDPVPDRDRITPPVLNPAGNAPINPTDITVHLNAGFPLGEVKSHFHQVKIESPDSTTRVIKLAEGPVPADRDFELTWKPAAEKAPSVGLFREHVGNSDYLLAFVTPPAVEQAREKPLPREVIFVIDNSGSMGGTSIIQAKASLLYALGRLQPTDRFNVIRFDDTMDVLFPTPVAANSGNIGTATSFVSALQARGGTEMIPAMRAALSDTNRDDADRVRQVVFLTDGAIGNEQQLFETINALRGRSRIFMVGIGSAPNTYLMTRAAELGRGTFTHIGSVEEVDERMRGLFARLENPAVTNLSAKFSEANADLTPAALPDVYRDEPLVLAAKLDKLAGSVEIKGRIGDRPWSVTLPLANAAEGKGLSKLWARRKIADAEVARTTRQESPEDADKTILALALEHQLVTRLTSLVAVDKTPSRPDGEPLTLAELPLNLPAGWDFAKVFGEHPRQPVTPTERRAEAGDGKVQVAALKRAVPVVTPGTVQLPKTATDAELKMIAGVILLTVSLLLMVFNRRQTSSPR
- a CDS encoding class GN sortase produces the protein MPRFIPPLAFAFIGMVLFGQGAYIHAKALLAQVLLERAFTETIAAGHPVKPWSWADTWPVAKIEVKRIQASAIALAGSSGQALAFGPGHVENTADAGERGVAVYSAHRDTHFRFLKDVRIGDEIDVTRSDGRTFRYRADRSAVVRFDQSGIDPLTDGYELVLSTCWPFDALTSGPERYLLHATLIDPESRLRESGS
- a CDS encoding acetate--CoA ligase family protein — translated: MEALASTASHASRKWTPPADASDIVKSIHAMLHPRNIVLVGATDKPGNYAERIWNNLIKYQYAGGLFPINAKRETIWGVTCYKDFTSLPEKPDHVLVLVPARFAVQVIRDAAAAGARSATIVTSGFSELQDEESQRLAVELKRAIKETGLAVTGPNCLGNLSAGEHLFTNIDDRIVTMEQGAVAIAGQSGAIVMAIRQALEDRGVGVGYMVTTGNESGLETPDLMSYFVADPSIRVIVVYLEGVRNTKVFRDACKAARAAGKPVIALKLGASEGGRAAAMAHTGALAGSIETFDAISTREGVIRVRGLDELIETTECFVHADPPKGNRLAAVSLSGGKRGLLIDAFYSAGLNFAPLSPHATGQLAQMLGPGSIVGNPLDAGFAAVVDPSVYMKSIKIMIDDPDTDIVIIDAELPKAPHELRERNLRIVDEMAGQANKPVIYISAMSIGFTEFTKGLRKSLPNIAVMQGLDRAVGAIKALIEYAGLRKEVPDIASSSKASARAMLEKTLKAANGAAALDEVASKQLLKAYGIPISKEEVAQTAADAVKIAKAIGFPVVAKVVSPDILHKSDIGGVVLNLNSAAEVKQAFNDIIVRVKKLKGKPKLEGILIAQQVKADLELVVGASLDAEMGPVVLFGTGGVDIELLKDVALAGAPLDAAEAKQLIAKTKAGVKMKGYRGKPALHETSAVKALVGLANLMADANGRIASIDVNPFLINSKLGVAVDGLIVLNNAAANKAAGH
- a CDS encoding S1 family peptidase, with the translated sequence MKRPALILAAAMSLISAPASAIVGGGAPQTDGVARAVVTIVGSRGNFCTGALIAPKVVLTAAHCVQPGADYKIVDYGADRQPKLQDVRTVAIHPGFRMQAMMNHVATADVALLQLAAPAAGKMPAALGMPDIPIQLGGRFTIAGVGVTVRGDGKSGGIIRVAGLVATGKPGTLQIRLVDPVGQGARDGLGACTGDSGAPVFEDKQSGPAIIGVVSWSTGPNGTAGCGGITGVTPLTLYRDWVMQTARQWGAGF
- a CDS encoding HAD-IA family hydrolase gives rise to the protein MIEAVIWDFGGVLTTSPFEAFARYEAERGIPADIIRRTNAANHLENAWARFERAEIDIDTFDELFAAESRALGAEVRGKDVLPLLSGDLRPDMVEALKRIKATCKTGCITNNLPANAIGSHSGRTLYVAEVMALFDHVIESAKIGLRKPDPRIYRMMVETLQVNPSNCVYLDDLGVNLKPAREMGMTTIKVLNAAQAIGELEAATGLTLR
- a CDS encoding AAA family ATPase, whose protein sequence is MADTRPTASIEAVESGLAAQGYIASRQIATAVYLSQQIEKPILVEGPAGVGKTELAKAIAAWRGLKMIRLQCYEGLDEAKALYEWKYAKQLLYTQILKDKLGEVLGGAKTLAAALDQLHTFGDVFFSKEFVEPRPLLQALEQPAGCVLLIDEIDKSDAEFESLLLEILSDFQVTIPELGTVSAVAAPTVILTSNSERDLGDALKRRCLHLHIGFPEQRLEERIVESRVPGISQTLRKQMVGFIHEIRTLDLKKLPSVSEAIDWARVLVLLQANELDHEIVKDTLNVLLKYEADIEAATPQISAFIAKASRQGVFS